In Granulicella tundricola MP5ACTX9, a single genomic region encodes these proteins:
- a CDS encoding NAD(P)-binding domain-containing protein, whose translation MSNTIGVAIIGAGPYGLSLAAHLLGRGIKHRIYGKPMGMWQTQMPDGMMLKSEGFASSLSHPDGAFTLEDYCQEQGIPYADIGIPVSRDTFVSYGLEFQRRFAHRLEQTLVTKIVRDGAGFQLTFDDGSTSMASQVVVAVGISHFQYTPPVLASLSPDRLSHSSRHNNLSHLRDKKVVVVGGGSSAVDIAIHLDAVGSHPELVTRRSEISFHNPPEKTKRPLHRRIRYPRSGLGVGWPARLAEDVPLLFHKMPVEFRFRTVHQLLGPSAGWTTKEKVLGRIPVHTGLSLKNAAVENNHVRLTFQEGDGSPKELSADHVVAGTGYKTDLRRLPFIDQNLYQDISSVEESPILSKHFESSVPGLYFVGASAANSFGPLLRFACGAEFTSRHLSKHLSSKAARIA comes from the coding sequence ATGTCGAATACCATTGGTGTTGCAATAATCGGGGCAGGACCCTACGGCTTGTCTCTTGCAGCCCATTTGCTGGGACGTGGGATCAAGCATCGCATTTACGGAAAGCCAATGGGAATGTGGCAAACCCAAATGCCTGATGGGATGATGCTAAAGTCTGAGGGGTTCGCATCGAGCTTATCGCATCCAGACGGAGCCTTCACGCTAGAAGACTATTGCCAGGAACAGGGCATTCCCTACGCGGATATTGGAATTCCCGTCTCTCGTGACACCTTTGTTTCTTATGGTCTTGAGTTTCAGCGCCGCTTCGCCCATCGCTTGGAACAGACGTTGGTCACCAAGATCGTTCGAGATGGTGCAGGATTTCAGTTAACTTTTGACGATGGTTCAACGAGCATGGCCAGTCAGGTGGTAGTGGCAGTTGGAATCAGCCACTTTCAATACACTCCGCCGGTATTGGCCTCTCTTTCACCCGATCGGCTGTCACACTCATCCCGCCACAATAATCTCAGCCATCTTCGAGACAAGAAAGTCGTCGTCGTTGGCGGGGGCTCGTCAGCTGTAGATATAGCGATTCACCTGGACGCGGTGGGCAGCCATCCAGAGCTCGTCACTCGGCGCTCGGAGATCTCATTTCACAACCCACCAGAGAAAACGAAACGTCCCCTACACCGCAGGATTCGTTATCCGCGCTCTGGATTGGGAGTAGGATGGCCGGCCCGTCTCGCTGAAGATGTACCTCTGCTCTTTCACAAGATGCCAGTCGAGTTCCGTTTCCGAACGGTTCATCAACTTCTTGGTCCCTCCGCCGGCTGGACCACAAAAGAGAAGGTACTTGGCCGAATCCCTGTTCATACTGGCCTCTCTCTCAAGAACGCAGCTGTTGAGAACAATCACGTTCGCCTTACTTTCCAGGAAGGTGACGGTAGCCCCAAAGAGCTAAGTGCGGATCACGTGGTGGCTGGAACCGGCTACAAGACCGATCTGAGAAGACTGCCCTTCATCGACCAAAACCTTTATCAGGACATCTCTTCGGTCGAGGAAAGTCCTATCCTTTCTAAGCATTTTGAGTCCTCGGTGCCTGGGCTCTACTTCGTCGGAGCATCGGCTGCGAACAGCTTTGGCCCTCTGCTCCGATTTGCATGCGGAGCAGAGTTTACCTCGCGACATTTGAGCAAACACCTCTCGTCGAAAGCAGCTCGAATAGCATAG
- a CDS encoding helix-turn-helix domain-containing protein, which yields METISKSWASTLRARRKFLGLSQEQVAALTGKAQSQIARLEAGKEDPRLSSVVQMARSLGTELIAVPVRLLPAVRHLLDQHTEVKKPTPLSRFVGNDPEDFDEGSHE from the coding sequence ATGGAAACGATATCCAAATCTTGGGCCAGTACCCTACGCGCGCGGCGGAAATTCCTTGGATTATCGCAGGAGCAAGTGGCTGCGCTAACGGGAAAGGCGCAATCTCAGATTGCCCGGCTTGAAGCTGGGAAAGAAGACCCGCGCTTATCCAGCGTCGTTCAGATGGCCCGAAGCTTGGGGACAGAATTGATCGCCGTTCCCGTACGACTACTGCCTGCAGTGCGTCATCTGCTGGATCAGCATACAGAAGTGAAGAAGCCCACCCCTCTCTCGCGCTTTGTAGGAAATGATCCGGAAGATTTTGATGAGGGTAGCCATGAGTAA
- a CDS encoding type II toxin-antitoxin system HipA family toxin, translating to MIRKILMRVAMSKRRNLAQLSVWLNQTLVGSLTELPNDRNLFVFDQGYAENPQRPVLSLSFTAAEGQLITEPVTTQMRVPPFFSNLLPEDELRRYVAERVGMKGVRDFPLLQLLGEDLPGAVTVRPESEGPPSEEIEPQGPANPITAQDDSPLRFSLAGVQMKFSATGSPERGLTIPVEGKGGHWILKLPSIRYPLVPENEYSMMQFAQAVGIGTAETGLVPVEEIEGLPEVFRKQIANALWVKRFDRMSQNKRVHMEDFNQLYGQFPEEKYKNYSYGNMATDLVRAVGLPAAEEFMRRLIFSAAIGNADMHLKNWTLLYADGTTPELSPAYDLLSTIAYIPDFTMSLSMAKEKDVRKLNKELLDRFVAKIPAPATPLIAAALETAERIMLVWPSIRDGLPMTDDAKNKVTERMHIFPLTKGFA from the coding sequence ATGATCCGGAAGATTTTGATGAGGGTAGCCATGAGTAAACGGCGAAACCTCGCACAACTTTCCGTATGGCTGAATCAAACGCTGGTCGGCTCCCTCACAGAGCTCCCGAATGACAGGAATCTGTTCGTCTTCGATCAAGGGTATGCCGAGAATCCGCAAAGGCCGGTATTAAGTCTTTCCTTTACAGCCGCTGAGGGTCAGCTCATCACCGAACCGGTCACTACCCAAATGAGAGTGCCGCCCTTCTTCAGCAATCTGCTACCGGAGGATGAGTTGCGGCGCTACGTGGCCGAGCGAGTTGGCATGAAGGGTGTCCGCGATTTTCCCCTCCTACAGCTCTTGGGAGAAGACCTGCCAGGTGCAGTGACTGTTCGACCAGAGAGTGAAGGGCCGCCATCAGAAGAGATCGAGCCTCAAGGCCCTGCTAACCCGATTACTGCACAAGACGATAGTCCGCTCCGATTTTCCTTGGCCGGCGTTCAAATGAAGTTTTCTGCCACTGGCTCTCCAGAACGTGGCCTCACGATTCCGGTCGAGGGCAAAGGTGGACATTGGATTCTTAAATTGCCGTCTATTCGCTACCCGCTTGTTCCAGAAAACGAGTATTCGATGATGCAGTTCGCGCAGGCAGTTGGGATTGGTACGGCGGAGACGGGACTCGTTCCAGTCGAGGAAATAGAGGGGCTGCCAGAGGTTTTCAGGAAGCAAATAGCGAATGCGCTTTGGGTAAAGCGCTTTGATCGAATGTCACAGAACAAACGCGTGCACATGGAGGACTTCAACCAGCTTTACGGCCAATTCCCTGAAGAGAAGTACAAAAACTACAGCTACGGCAACATGGCCACCGACTTGGTGCGTGCTGTGGGGCTGCCGGCAGCAGAGGAGTTCATGCGAAGGCTGATCTTCAGTGCGGCTATCGGGAATGCCGATATGCATCTAAAGAACTGGACGCTGCTCTATGCGGACGGGACCACGCCTGAGCTGTCGCCAGCTTACGATCTTCTTTCGACCATCGCTTATATACCAGATTTCACGATGTCTCTCTCCATGGCGAAAGAGAAGGATGTGCGTAAGCTCAACAAAGAGCTTTTGGACCGCTTTGTTGCAAAGATCCCCGCACCAGCGACGCCATTGATCGCAGCCGCCCTGGAGACAGCAGAGAGAATCATGCTGGTATGGCCTTCCATTCGTGACGGACTACCCATGACTGATGATGCAAAAAACAAGGTGACGGAACGCATGCACATCTTCCCACTCACCAAGGGATTTGCCTGA
- the mobF gene encoding MobF family relaxase, which translates to MMTMSKALSAPQARTYHAREFVSEQANYWSRDQQGHSEWQGKLAAEWGLKGEVGAEHFARLTEGEHPMTQEQLVWHQPSRTYENRYGKDVTSVGHRAGWDATISAPKSVSLTALVGGDERVREAHRESVQVALSEFERYTQARMGNVREPEKTGKFIAATFEHDTARPVDGYAAPQLHTHIVVFNIAESKDGDTHALQERGLFQSQAFATAVYRTELAARLQELGYEIERGEHGQPEIKGYSREYLEASSPRRAQITTELKEIGREGAGAAQVVAHRSRDSKEIQSAADVLHRHRDLAAQYGHQADWVVSRSFSNQRSQEIDAPKVAQQAVTFAREHAFERAAIQDERVILQAALNRSMGQASASQVRQEFERRAQDKQEFRTAEHAPKSAGRQYTTAAMVRMEREIVSRMQNGNFALENSPELSEAKSRAELLSRHSQLNGAQQKAAEQILASQEKIVGLDGVAGAGKTTTLAVIREGAEANGYRVEGFAPTSRAAQKLGEAGIETSTLQLHLAKGQQADTGQKRFYILDESSLASTKQMHDFVTRLHPNDRVLLVGDTRQHEAVEAGRPFAQLQDAGMRTAKLDEIVRQRDAALKQVVQQLAQGQVGEAVQGLERQGRVHEVPNQAERIAAIAKEYARQPENTLVVSPDNRSRAEINQAIRNELQKSDIVGREEHRTVVLVPRQDLTGAERTWAERYHFNDVLLYSRNSKETGLQKGEYARVKSVDAAANQLTIVRADGSELTYDPRRQQGVSLYRDQEKAFSVGDRIQFTAPANDLKIANRELGTIQGFTDDGHMTLKMDSGRSVSLDPREHSHLDHGYAVTSHSSQGHTADRVLIHIDTELGAKDLLNNRMAYVAVSRGAQDAQIFTSDREQLPQVLSREVSHQSAHVPEVQQEPERQQVRLTGRELVEQHARRWNPLNEALPADEAKQFAWQRESGTMQTYQHIQTGRHLHIDGQNGTFHNQHREAITTTQALDFAMPGGQKHSHSLEIKPEREISIGGHGFGIGM; encoded by the coding sequence ATGATGACGATGTCCAAGGCGCTTTCGGCACCGCAGGCGAGGACGTATCACGCACGGGAGTTCGTGTCGGAGCAGGCGAACTACTGGAGCCGGGATCAGCAGGGACACAGTGAATGGCAGGGCAAACTTGCAGCCGAGTGGGGCCTTAAAGGTGAGGTCGGAGCGGAGCATTTCGCCCGACTCACGGAAGGCGAACACCCTATGACCCAGGAGCAGTTGGTGTGGCACCAGCCGTCGCGGACGTACGAGAACCGCTACGGGAAGGACGTTACCTCCGTTGGTCACCGGGCCGGTTGGGATGCGACCATCTCGGCTCCGAAGTCCGTCTCGCTAACTGCACTGGTAGGCGGTGATGAGCGTGTGCGTGAAGCGCACCGGGAGAGTGTTCAAGTCGCCTTGAGCGAGTTTGAGCGGTACACCCAGGCGCGCATGGGCAACGTCCGCGAACCGGAAAAGACGGGCAAGTTTATAGCGGCAACCTTCGAGCACGACACTGCCCGGCCGGTCGACGGGTACGCCGCGCCGCAGCTCCACACCCACATCGTTGTCTTCAACATCGCGGAGAGCAAAGACGGCGACACGCACGCGCTCCAGGAGCGTGGTCTCTTCCAGTCCCAGGCGTTTGCGACGGCGGTCTACCGCACCGAACTTGCCGCCCGTCTGCAGGAATTGGGCTACGAGATCGAGCGTGGAGAGCATGGTCAGCCGGAGATCAAGGGCTACAGCCGGGAGTACCTGGAGGCATCCAGTCCCCGCCGCGCCCAGATCACGACGGAGCTGAAGGAGATCGGCCGCGAGGGCGCCGGTGCCGCCCAGGTGGTGGCACATCGGAGCCGAGATTCCAAAGAGATTCAGTCAGCTGCTGACGTTCTCCATCGGCATCGGGACCTCGCAGCCCAGTACGGCCACCAAGCCGATTGGGTAGTGTCCCGTTCGTTCAGCAATCAGCGTAGCCAGGAGATCGACGCGCCTAAGGTCGCTCAGCAGGCGGTGACCTTCGCCCGTGAGCATGCCTTCGAGCGAGCGGCCATTCAGGATGAGCGGGTGATCCTCCAGGCTGCGTTGAACCGAAGCATGGGACAGGCGAGTGCCAGCCAGGTGCGGCAGGAGTTCGAGCGACGGGCTCAGGATAAACAGGAGTTCCGCACAGCCGAGCACGCGCCTAAGTCTGCTGGTCGGCAGTACACGACCGCCGCCATGGTTCGCATGGAACGCGAAATCGTCAGCCGTATGCAGAACGGCAACTTCGCCCTGGAGAACAGCCCTGAGTTGAGTGAGGCAAAATCCCGCGCCGAGCTTCTCAGCCGCCACTCACAGTTGAACGGTGCCCAGCAGAAAGCCGCGGAACAGATCCTTGCCAGCCAGGAGAAGATTGTGGGCTTGGACGGGGTAGCCGGGGCAGGGAAGACCACCACCCTTGCCGTCATCCGCGAAGGAGCCGAGGCAAACGGCTACCGGGTGGAAGGCTTTGCGCCGACGAGCCGCGCGGCTCAGAAGCTGGGCGAGGCTGGGATCGAGACATCGACCCTGCAGCTTCATCTAGCGAAGGGCCAACAGGCCGATACCGGCCAGAAGCGGTTCTACATCCTGGACGAGAGCTCCCTTGCTTCGACCAAGCAGATGCACGATTTCGTGACGCGTCTGCACCCGAACGACCGTGTTCTCCTGGTGGGCGATACCCGACAACACGAGGCGGTCGAGGCGGGGCGGCCCTTTGCGCAATTACAGGATGCTGGTATGCGAACGGCTAAGCTGGACGAGATCGTGCGGCAGCGAGATGCCGCATTGAAACAGGTCGTCCAGCAGCTTGCCCAGGGGCAGGTGGGCGAAGCCGTACAAGGGTTGGAGCGGCAGGGCAGGGTGCATGAGGTGCCAAACCAAGCTGAGCGCATCGCAGCTATTGCAAAGGAATACGCACGCCAGCCGGAGAACACGCTGGTCGTCTCGCCTGATAACCGCTCCCGCGCCGAGATCAACCAAGCAATTCGGAATGAGTTGCAGAAGTCGGACATTGTCGGCAGGGAAGAGCACCGCACCGTTGTTTTGGTACCGCGCCAGGATCTTACCGGAGCTGAAAGGACCTGGGCCGAGCGGTACCACTTCAATGATGTGCTGCTCTATTCCCGGAATTCCAAAGAGACTGGCTTGCAAAAGGGAGAGTATGCCCGTGTGAAGAGTGTGGATGCCGCCGCCAATCAACTCACCATCGTGCGTGCCGATGGCTCTGAGTTGACCTACGATCCACGCCGGCAGCAAGGTGTTTCTCTCTACCGTGACCAGGAGAAGGCGTTTTCGGTGGGCGACCGCATCCAGTTCACCGCGCCGGCCAATGACCTGAAGATTGCTAATCGTGAGCTTGGGACCATTCAGGGCTTCACGGACGACGGGCACATGACCCTCAAGATGGACAGCGGCCGGAGCGTCTCGCTCGATCCCCGAGAACATTCTCACTTGGACCACGGCTACGCCGTTACCAGTCATTCCAGCCAGGGTCACACTGCCGACCGCGTTCTGATCCACATCGACACGGAGCTTGGAGCCAAGGACCTGCTCAACAACCGCATGGCATACGTGGCAGTTTCACGCGGTGCGCAGGACGCCCAGATCTTCACCAGTGACCGCGAGCAGTTGCCGCAGGTGTTAAGCCGCGAAGTCTCGCACCAGAGCGCCCATGTGCCGGAAGTTCAGCAGGAACCGGAGCGGCAGCAGGTACGGCTGACCGGCCGTGAGCTTGTGGAGCAGCACGCGCGCCGTTGGAACCCTCTGAACGAGGCGTTGCCTGCCGATGAGGCCAAGCAGTTCGCATGGCAGCGGGAGAGCGGCACCATGCAGACTTACCAGCATATCCAGACAGGCCGACACCTTCATATCGACGGGCAGAATGGGACGTTCCATAACCAGCATCGTGAGGCGATCACTACAACGCAGGCACTCGACTTCGCCATGCCCGGGGGTCAGAAGCACTCCCATTCGCTTGAGATCAAGCCGGAACGGGAGATCAGCATTGGTGGGCATGGGTTTGGTATTGGGATGTAA
- a CDS encoding replication protein RepA — MPRKDPDASKSSFFLDKLLDAAVDIKQNPEAAERVYMARHLVQCTLPHSDPGNVNIWRRRNGNVTLSIRPHIGKDDKALYPYGSIPRLLLFWMVTEATRTKSRRITLGDSLPDFMREIGLNPRNGSGERSDVARLKEQMTRLFTAQINVEQAEEAHEMNVYMPVTSKTEFWWAFKTSADRSLWDSWIELGEDFFKMVTASPVPVDMRALRALKRSPLALDLYAWLTYTVFAANKNKANRIVPWKGLHDQMGGEYARTRDFRSKTLEAIKKIKLVYPALVIESTDEYLIVHPAKTAIESKE; from the coding sequence ATGCCACGTAAAGACCCCGATGCTTCAAAAAGCAGTTTCTTCCTCGACAAGTTGCTCGACGCCGCCGTAGATATAAAGCAGAACCCCGAGGCAGCGGAGCGGGTCTACATGGCACGGCACCTGGTCCAATGCACCCTGCCGCATTCGGACCCAGGCAACGTCAACATTTGGCGACGTCGGAACGGTAACGTAACGCTATCGATCCGGCCTCACATTGGCAAGGACGATAAGGCGCTCTACCCCTACGGTTCGATCCCACGGCTCCTCCTGTTCTGGATGGTCACTGAAGCTACCAGGACCAAGAGCAGACGGATTACGCTGGGCGATAGCCTGCCCGACTTTATGAGGGAGATCGGCTTGAATCCCCGAAATGGGAGCGGGGAGCGCAGCGACGTGGCGCGGCTGAAAGAGCAGATGACCAGACTCTTCACGGCCCAGATCAATGTCGAGCAAGCCGAAGAGGCTCATGAGATGAACGTCTACATGCCAGTGACCTCGAAGACGGAGTTTTGGTGGGCCTTCAAGACGTCTGCAGATCGTAGCCTATGGGATAGCTGGATCGAGCTAGGCGAAGACTTCTTCAAGATGGTGACGGCCTCGCCGGTGCCAGTAGACATGCGGGCGCTGCGAGCACTCAAGCGGTCGCCACTGGCCCTCGACCTATACGCGTGGCTGACCTACACGGTATTCGCCGCGAACAAGAACAAGGCAAACCGCATCGTGCCTTGGAAGGGCTTGCATGACCAGATGGGCGGGGAATACGCCCGGACCCGCGACTTTCGGTCTAAGACATTGGAAGCAATCAAGAAGATCAAGCTGGTCTATCCCGCCCTGGTGATCGAAAGTACCGACGAATACCTCATCGTCCACCCAGCAAAAACGGCCATCGAATCCAAAGAATGA